In the Cyanobacteria bacterium GSL.Bin1 genome, one interval contains:
- a CDS encoding ABC transporter permease, with product MNHPESPKLVIEAGQIEKQYWKDLWRYRELFYFLAWRDVVVRYKQTAIGVAWALIRPFLTMVVFSIVFGGIAKLPSDGVPYPIMVFSGMLPWQFFASALTECSNSLITNSNLIAKVYFPRLVIPTSAVIVSFVDFLISGMILLGLMAWYDFVPSIRILTLPFFILIAFISAMGGGLWLASLNVQYRDFRYIVPFIVQFGLYISPVGFSSSVVPEKWRLLYALNPMVGVIDGFRWAILGKESQLHLGGFFLSLTLVGVLFASGVWYFRKMERSFADVI from the coding sequence ATGAATCACCCTGAATCACCCAAATTAGTTATAGAAGCAGGACAAATAGAAAAGCAATATTGGAAAGATTTATGGCGCTATCGGGAGCTATTTTACTTTTTAGCGTGGCGTGATGTTGTAGTACGCTACAAGCAAACTGCGATCGGGGTAGCTTGGGCGTTAATTCGTCCGTTTTTGACGATGGTGGTTTTTAGTATTGTCTTTGGCGGGATTGCTAAGTTACCTTCTGACGGCGTGCCATATCCCATTATGGTTTTTTCAGGGATGCTCCCTTGGCAGTTTTTCGCCAGCGCCTTAACTGAGTGTAGCAACAGCTTGATTACCAACTCCAATTTAATTGCAAAGGTTTATTTTCCGCGTCTAGTGATTCCGACGAGTGCTGTAATTGTTAGTTTTGTAGATTTTCTGATTTCGGGGATGATTTTGCTGGGTTTAATGGCATGGTACGATTTTGTGCCTAGTATTCGCATTTTGACGCTGCCGTTTTTTATTCTGATTGCGTTTATTTCGGCAATGGGAGGAGGGCTGTGGCTGGCTTCTCTCAATGTTCAGTATCGAGATTTTCGTTATATTGTGCCGTTTATTGTCCAGTTTGGATTATATATTTCTCCAGTGGGGTTTAGTAGCAGTGTTGTGCCAGAAAAGTGGCGTTTGCTTTATGCCCTAAATCCGATGGTAGGCGTAATTGATGGATTTCGTTGGGCAATTTTGGGGAAAGAATCACAGCTTCACTTAGGAGGTTTTTTCTTATCTTTAACCTTGGTTGGCGTTTTGTTTGCCAGTGGGGTTTGGTATTTTCGCAAAATGGAGCGTAGCTTTGCCGATGTGATTTAA
- a CDS encoding SAM-dependent methyltransferase, with protein MLLARLFEKQETGFYVDIGAHHPTRFSNTYYFYKLGWRGINIDAMPGSMKFFKKIRPNDINLEIPIYSQPTDLTFYMLDEPALNTFDYNKAVDHEVKNGRVIVEKKTLKTKKLSEILDIYLPKNQTINFMSIDVEGLDYAVLKSNNWERYRPNIILIEALGMVSLEEAMNSEVSIFLQQQGYRLIAKAKNTLFFQEL; from the coding sequence ATCTTGTTAGCGCGTCTCTTTGAAAAACAAGAAACGGGTTTTTATGTAGATATAGGCGCACATCATCCGACTCGATTTTCTAATACTTATTATTTTTATAAACTAGGGTGGCGTGGTATTAATATTGATGCAATGCCAGGAAGTATGAAGTTTTTCAAGAAAATTAGACCTAATGATATTAATCTTGAAATTCCTATTTATAGTCAACCTACTGACTTAACGTTTTATATGCTCGATGAGCCTGCATTGAATACATTTGATTATAATAAAGCTGTTGATCATGAAGTTAAAAATGGTAGAGTTATAGTAGAAAAAAAAACACTAAAAACAAAAAAGCTATCAGAAATTTTAGATATATATTTACCTAAAAATCAAACGATTAATTTTATGAGCATTGATGTAGAAGGCTTAGATTATGCTGTTTTGAAATCAAACAATTGGGAAAGATATAGACCTAATATCATTTTGATTGAAGCCTTGGGAATGGTCTCTCTAGAAGAAGCAATGAATAGTGAGGTTTCTATATTTTTGCAGCAACAAGGATATCGATTGATTGCAAAAGCTAAAAATACCCTCTTTTTTCA
- a CDS encoding ATP-binding cassette domain-containing protein: MSDTMIRVENLGKKYVIGHKPEGWSRYVALRDVMANAGKSLLKKIRHPQSFQQRNQEEFWALQDVSFEVKRGDRVGIIGRNGAGKSTLLKILSRITEPTTGRIELNGRVASLLEVGTGFHPELTGRENIYLNGAILGMGKAEIKKKFDEIVAFAEVEKFLDTPVKRYSSGMYVRLAFAVAAHLEPEILVVDEVLAVGDAAFQKKCLGKMEDVATNEGRTVLFVSHNMAAVENLCQKGILLNSGQIITKGNSQDVINYYLQSILPTLIANNNLKVQKNRRGNGKVKFTQFYVEDTYGNTVSSVKSGMDIILVFGFECSNNESPKNIDIGFSLHNKNDITLFVLYSSYVGQIFKTIPPEGEFRCFVPRLPLSAGSYRIGGRIISNYEESDWPKDGLGYLNVEVGDFYGTGSQGFSGNTDFLIDGQWKVMTSSSMINAEK, from the coding sequence ATGTCAGACACGATGATTCGGGTTGAAAATTTAGGGAAGAAATATGTTATCGGGCATAAGCCAGAGGGTTGGTCGCGCTATGTTGCCCTGCGGGATGTCATGGCAAATGCGGGAAAGTCTCTGCTGAAGAAAATTCGTCATCCGCAGTCGTTTCAGCAACGGAATCAGGAAGAGTTTTGGGCGTTGCAGGATGTTTCTTTTGAAGTGAAACGGGGCGATCGCGTTGGGATTATTGGGCGCAATGGGGCGGGAAAATCGACACTGCTAAAGATTCTCAGCCGAATTACAGAACCAACCACAGGAAGAATTGAATTAAACGGGCGAGTGGCAAGTCTTTTAGAGGTGGGAACTGGGTTTCATCCAGAGTTGACGGGGCGAGAGAATATCTATCTCAATGGGGCAATTCTGGGAATGGGGAAGGCGGAGATTAAGAAGAAGTTTGATGAAATCGTGGCGTTTGCAGAGGTGGAGAAGTTTCTAGATACGCCTGTGAAGCGCTATTCTAGCGGGATGTATGTGCGGTTGGCGTTTGCGGTAGCAGCGCATCTTGAACCAGAGATTTTGGTGGTGGATGAGGTGTTGGCGGTGGGGGATGCTGCGTTTCAGAAGAAGTGTTTGGGGAAGATGGAGGATGTGGCAACGAATGAGGGGAGAACGGTTTTATTTGTTAGTCATAACATGGCTGCGGTTGAAAATTTATGCCAAAAAGGAATTTTACTCAATTCTGGACAAATTATAACTAAAGGTAATTCACAAGATGTAATCAATTATTATTTACAATCTATTTTACCAACTCTCATTGCTAATAATAATTTAAAGGTTCAAAAAAACCGCAGAGGTAATGGAAAAGTTAAGTTCACCCAGTTCTATGTTGAAGATACCTATGGAAATACGGTTTCAAGCGTTAAAAGTGGTATGGATATTATTTTAGTTTTCGGTTTTGAATGTTCTAATAATGAATCTCCAAAAAATATAGATATTGGATTTTCTCTTCATAATAAAAATGACATTACTTTATTTGTATTGTATAGTTCTTATGTTGGACAAATATTCAAAACTATTCCACCAGAAGGTGAATTTCGCTGTTTTGTTCCTAGACTTCCATTATCAGCAGGAAGTTATCGAATAGGGGGAAGAATTATTAGTAACTACGAAGAATCAGATTGGCCAAAAGATGGCTTAGGATATCTTAATGTAGAGGTAGGGGATTTTTATGGAACAGGAAGTCAAGGGTTTTCAGGAAATACAGATTTTTTAATAGATGGGCAATGGAAAGTTATGACATCAAGCTCAATGATTAATGCAGAAAAGTGA